From Roseburia hominis, the proteins below share one genomic window:
- a CDS encoding ABC transporter ATP-binding protein produces the protein MSIKTARDDELRTVVSKKDTLIRLYSYLLAYKKTLAVVALLLLVTLGVTLATPLMIERAVDTYVANSDVPGLMRLALLALFLFLLHALCTRGWMRIIARMTNQVLMTIRSELYEHIQTLSFHFFDSRPTGKILARIVGDVNSLKEMLSDSVTKLIPDLLTVIGVACIMLIKNWQLALAALLTLPVLVTGMFVIQKSAHKRWQIHRKKNSALNAFIHENFSGIRIVQSFAAEAEKQSDFDICAQGYCDSFVNAVRVADIFSALVEIVWGLGGFLLYFIGIRIVGAENIGVGTFLAFSTYLGMFWSPIRNLSSFYNKIITNISAAERVFDILDTPAEITDLPGSVALPQIEGKVSFENVSFAYTDEPDRLVLEDVSFTVEPGETIALVGPTGAGKTTIVNLISRFYDVTSGHIRIDEYDTRHVTMASLRKQMGVMTQDTFLFTGTIRENICYGRDDATEEEMIAATKAVNAHDFIMEMENGYDTEISERSSQLSIGQRQLLAFARTMLRSPRILILDEATSSIDTHTERLVQSGIEAMLKGRTSFIIAHRLSTIQGADRIFYVDGKNILEAGSHQELMAKKGLYYRLYESQFEDVK, from the coding sequence ATGTCAATAAAAACTGCACGGGACGATGAGCTAAGAACCGTCGTCTCCAAAAAAGACACTTTGATTCGGCTGTACAGCTACCTTTTGGCATACAAAAAGACGTTGGCTGTCGTTGCACTTCTCCTGCTCGTCACGCTCGGCGTCACTTTGGCCACCCCACTTATGATTGAGCGTGCTGTGGATACCTACGTGGCAAATTCCGATGTGCCGGGGCTTATGCGCCTCGCGCTTCTGGCTCTGTTTCTGTTTTTGCTTCATGCTCTCTGCACCAGAGGCTGGATGCGCATCATCGCACGTATGACCAATCAGGTCCTGATGACCATAAGAAGCGAGCTTTACGAGCACATTCAGACATTGAGCTTTCACTTTTTTGACAGCCGTCCTACCGGAAAGATTCTCGCCCGCATTGTCGGAGATGTCAATTCTCTGAAGGAAATGCTGTCAGATAGTGTGACAAAATTAATCCCGGATCTTCTTACTGTCATAGGCGTTGCCTGTATCATGCTGATCAAGAACTGGCAGCTTGCCCTTGCGGCTCTGCTTACCCTGCCCGTTCTGGTAACAGGCATGTTCGTCATTCAGAAATCAGCGCACAAACGCTGGCAGATACACCGGAAGAAGAACTCCGCTCTCAACGCCTTCATTCATGAGAATTTTTCCGGTATCCGCATCGTGCAGAGCTTTGCCGCCGAAGCGGAGAAACAAAGTGACTTCGATATTTGCGCCCAGGGTTACTGCGACAGCTTTGTAAATGCAGTGCGCGTCGCAGATATCTTCAGTGCCCTGGTAGAGATTGTCTGGGGACTTGGCGGATTTTTACTGTATTTTATAGGAATCCGTATCGTGGGGGCGGAAAACATCGGCGTGGGAACCTTCCTGGCATTTTCCACTTATCTGGGAATGTTCTGGAGCCCGATCCGTAACCTTTCCAGCTTCTACAACAAGATCATAACCAACATTTCCGCCGCTGAGCGTGTATTTGATATCCTGGATACGCCGGCAGAGATCACGGACCTTCCCGGCAGCGTGGCTCTCCCTCAGATTGAAGGGAAAGTCAGTTTTGAAAACGTTAGTTTTGCCTACACCGACGAGCCGGACCGCTTAGTCCTGGAAGATGTAAGCTTTACGGTGGAGCCGGGTGAGACCATCGCTCTTGTCGGCCCGACCGGAGCCGGAAAGACTACTATCGTAAACCTGATCAGCCGTTTTTACGATGTGACTTCAGGGCATATCCGCATTGATGAATATGACACCCGGCATGTCACCATGGCGAGCCTGCGTAAGCAGATGGGAGTCATGACTCAGGATACCTTCCTGTTCACCGGAACGATTCGGGAAAATATCTGCTATGGCAGAGACGATGCGACGGAGGAAGAGATGATTGCTGCCACAAAGGCCGTTAACGCCCATGACTTCATCATGGAAATGGAAAATGGATATGACACGGAAATCAGCGAGCGCAGTTCTCAGCTCTCCATCGGTCAGCGGCAGCTTCTGGCATTCGCCCGTACTATGCTGAGAAGTCCTCGTATCCTCATACTGGATGAGGCCACCTCCAGCATCGACACCCACACGGAGCGCCTGGTTCAGTCCGGGATTGAAGCGATGTTAAAAGGAAGAACTTCCTTCATCATCGCCCACCGTCTGTCCACCATTCAGGGTGCAGACCGCATCTTCTATGTGGATGGGAAGAATATTCTGGAGGCCGGAAGCCACCAGGAGTTGATGGCAAAGAAAGGGCTCTACTACCGCCTGTATGAGAGCCAGTTTGAAGACGTGAAATAA
- a CDS encoding transcription termination/antitermination NusG family protein: protein MGVEVTGKNWYILFVQVEKQSQICTMLQNEGIHAFLPMMEYYRRDSKGIAVKPMFPGYVFVRSELEQKEFDEFLESRKGWLWGVIKQLKEDGTAAMHAGETTFFEHLLDEDGVARMSYGYVPLTGKKKGKAVVTDGPLGYFQERICKVDRHDKMACLDVEFRKQKVLVGLTILDEAEVRKKEQGREGTQGERAEETGKVEEAGREASRENDDRLVSSKDRLEDGTEIDIEELKSKMMGL, encoded by the coding sequence GTGGGAGTAGAAGTGACAGGAAAGAATTGGTACATTTTGTTCGTTCAGGTCGAGAAGCAGAGCCAGATTTGTACGATGCTTCAAAATGAAGGGATTCACGCGTTTCTGCCGATGATGGAATACTATCGGCGTGACTCTAAGGGGATTGCGGTAAAACCGATGTTTCCCGGGTATGTGTTCGTGAGATCCGAGCTGGAACAGAAGGAGTTTGATGAGTTTCTGGAATCCCGGAAAGGGTGGTTGTGGGGAGTCATTAAGCAATTGAAGGAGGACGGGACTGCCGCGATGCATGCGGGTGAGACCACGTTCTTTGAACATCTGCTGGATGAAGATGGCGTAGCAAGGATGTCCTATGGATATGTACCGCTGACCGGGAAGAAAAAGGGGAAGGCCGTAGTGACGGACGGACCGCTTGGGTATTTTCAGGAACGGATCTGCAAGGTGGACAGGCATGATAAGATGGCTTGTCTGGATGTGGAGTTCCGGAAGCAGAAGGTGCTGGTGGGGCTTACGATTTTAGATGAAGCAGAAGTACGGAAGAAGGAACAGGGACGTGAGGGAACGCAAGGTGAAAGGGCTGAGGAAACCGGAAAGGTGGAGGAAGCAGGAAGAGAGGCCTCGCGGGAAAATGATGATAGGTTGGTGTCGTCGAAGGATAGGCTGGAAGACGGGACCGAGATTGATATAGAGGAACTGAAAAGTAAGATGATGGGTCTGTAG
- a CDS encoding transcription termination/antitermination NusG family protein, producing the protein MTDKWYVMRTIPGKEEDAVSLLNRKIDYHLWMKCQILWKQQLFRVKGEYLVSRKKMFPGYVFIKTECSGKLREMLRRSREFPQLVESGREELVAVEQEDLRFLQSICGRELEHDMGLSTVEIDADGQVRNAEGALKEYVGRIRRQRLRHRYVTAEVELFNRREDVLFGIRVEGDPE; encoded by the coding sequence ATGACTGATAAATGGTATGTAATGCGCACGATTCCGGGCAAGGAAGAGGATGCGGTTTCTCTTTTAAACAGGAAGATAGACTATCATTTATGGATGAAATGCCAGATTCTGTGGAAGCAGCAGTTGTTCCGTGTGAAAGGAGAATACCTGGTCAGCCGTAAGAAGATGTTTCCGGGTTATGTGTTTATCAAGACAGAATGTTCCGGGAAACTGAGAGAAATGTTACGGAGGTCCAGGGAATTTCCGCAGCTTGTTGAAAGTGGAAGGGAAGAGCTTGTGGCAGTGGAGCAGGAGGATCTGCGGTTTCTGCAGAGTATCTGTGGTAGAGAGCTGGAGCATGATATGGGGCTCTCGACAGTTGAGATTGATGCAGACGGCCAGGTGAGAAATGCTGAGGGTGCGTTAAAGGAGTATGTGGGCCGGATTCGCAGACAGAGGCTCCGGCACCGGTATGTGACGGCGGAGGTGGAGTTGTTCAATCGCAGGGAGGATGTGCTGTTTGGAATTCGTGTTGAAGGAGATCCTGAGTAA
- a CDS encoding transcription termination/antitermination NusG family protein, producing the protein MWYLLHCPPKSEEVVLQKYKESVDGKILSDAFIFTYDCMRRYLGDWHYEKNNLFPGCIFLESDEIQSIQKARECYLRMTEEGWNANSLREVFPEEQKFLKMFCGGQHHVAMSRGVIRSGETLITEGPLAGRENLITRIDRHKRTAFLKMPMLAENGLVQVGLEITEKTK; encoded by the coding sequence ATGTGGTATTTGCTTCATTGTCCCCCAAAAAGTGAAGAGGTGGTCTTGCAGAAATATAAAGAAAGCGTGGATGGAAAAATTTTGTCGGACGCTTTTATCTTTACGTATGATTGCATGAGGCGTTATCTGGGAGACTGGCATTATGAAAAGAACAACCTGTTTCCTGGCTGTATTTTTCTGGAGAGCGATGAAATTCAGAGTATTCAGAAGGCGCGGGAATGTTATCTGCGGATGACTGAGGAAGGATGGAACGCAAATTCTCTGCGGGAGGTGTTCCCTGAGGAGCAGAAGTTCCTGAAAATGTTCTGCGGCGGACAGCATCATGTGGCTATGTCAAGAGGCGTGATCCGCAGTGGAGAGACACTGATAACCGAAGGACCGCTTGCGGGGCGGGAGAACCTGATCACCAGAATTGACCGCCATAAAAGGACTGCCTTTCTGAAAATGCCGATGCTGGCGGAGAATGGTCTTGTGCAGGTCGGACTTGAGATTACGGAGAAGACTAAATGA
- a CDS encoding ABC transporter ATP-binding protein, with translation MKKLSTYVRRYGVLYLLGFLCMVISIILDMMAPQITKRIIDDVIIGKQMQLLTRLLLGLLGIGLGRAVFQYIKEFTYDYVGVFVGLHIRKDLFRHLQTMSMDFFDRHNTGELMTRVKEDVDKVQFATGFIGILAIEAITHTAMVLFCMFRLNPVLTLIPLVLLPLIGVCAVKMEKKLGIVYDKISEETAELNTVAQECLAGVRTVKAFAKEEFEIKKFGRHNRRFYDLNVEQAKIMADFQPLITLLGNSMLLTVIIVGGLMVIRGDMTLGDLGAFSEYANNVIWPMQIVGWLSNDIASAFASWKKIRKAASQSPKVSDSPETTPLTEVHGEICFDHVSFSLDGHEILKDVNIKLTPGKTLGIMGMTGSGKTTLVNLLQRFYDVTEGRILLDGVDIRALPLTQLRASVSVVMQDVFLFSDSVTENVKTGKRDTLHQDTVEWAARKAGAARFISHLGEGYDTVIGERGVGLSGGQKQRISIARAIAKNAPVLVLDDATSALDMETERLIQKNLKKVPKSTKIIIGHRISAVRSADEIIVLDTNTIAERGTHEELMAQKGRYYQTWCVQYQDTDHTTISYEKEEKPCQ, from the coding sequence ATGAAAAAACTGAGTACATATGTCCGTCGCTATGGCGTTTTATATCTGCTCGGCTTTCTCTGCATGGTAATCAGCATCATACTTGACATGATGGCTCCGCAGATTACCAAACGTATTATAGATGACGTGATCATCGGGAAACAGATGCAGCTTCTTACCCGTCTTCTGCTGGGGCTTCTCGGCATTGGGCTTGGCCGCGCTGTTTTCCAGTACATCAAGGAATTCACCTACGATTACGTCGGCGTATTCGTGGGACTTCACATACGGAAAGACTTATTCCGCCACCTGCAGACCATGTCCATGGACTTTTTTGACCGTCACAACACCGGGGAGCTGATGACGCGTGTCAAGGAAGACGTAGACAAAGTACAGTTTGCGACCGGATTTATCGGAATCCTGGCCATTGAGGCAATCACGCATACCGCCATGGTCCTGTTCTGTATGTTCCGGCTTAACCCTGTACTGACTCTGATTCCTCTGGTACTACTTCCGTTAATCGGGGTCTGTGCAGTGAAAATGGAAAAGAAACTCGGCATTGTTTACGATAAAATCAGCGAGGAAACTGCAGAGCTGAACACTGTAGCACAGGAATGCCTTGCCGGCGTCCGAACAGTGAAGGCATTCGCCAAAGAAGAGTTTGAAATTAAAAAATTCGGCAGACACAATCGCAGATTTTACGATTTGAATGTGGAACAGGCCAAAATCATGGCGGATTTTCAGCCTCTGATCACCTTGCTTGGCAACTCCATGCTGCTTACCGTCATCATTGTCGGCGGATTAATGGTGATCCGCGGAGATATGACGCTCGGAGATCTGGGCGCTTTTTCCGAGTACGCCAACAATGTAATCTGGCCTATGCAGATCGTGGGCTGGCTGAGCAATGACATTGCTTCTGCATTTGCTTCCTGGAAGAAGATCAGGAAGGCTGCCTCTCAATCTCCGAAGGTCTCAGATTCACCGGAAACCACGCCGCTTACCGAGGTACACGGGGAAATCTGTTTCGATCATGTGAGTTTTTCATTGGATGGACATGAGATTTTAAAGGATGTGAATATAAAGCTCACTCCCGGCAAGACTTTGGGCATCATGGGCATGACCGGTTCCGGGAAGACGACTCTGGTCAATCTGCTCCAGCGGTTCTATGATGTGACCGAGGGTCGGATTCTCCTGGACGGAGTCGATATCCGCGCTCTTCCGCTCACGCAGCTTCGCGCCTCTGTTTCCGTGGTCATGCAGGACGTCTTTCTGTTCTCAGATTCCGTAACGGAAAATGTAAAGACCGGTAAGCGGGATACTCTGCATCAGGATACGGTAGAATGGGCTGCCCGAAAAGCCGGAGCCGCGCGCTTTATCAGTCACCTGGGCGAGGGTTATGACACCGTGATCGGTGAACGCGGCGTCGGGCTTTCCGGCGGTCAGAAACAGCGGATCAGCATTGCCCGTGCCATTGCCAAAAACGCGCCGGTACTGGTTCTCGATGACGCCACCTCTGCGCTCGACATGGAGACGGAACGCCTGATTCAAAAGAATCTGAAAAAAGTGCCGAAATCTACAAAAATCATCATCGGTCATCGTATTTCTGCGGTACGGTCCGCAGATGAGATCATCGTGCTTGACACCAATACGATTGCCGAGCGGGGCACACATGAAGAGTTGATGGCACAAAAAGGCCGTTACTACCAGACCTGGTGCGTACAGTATCAGGATACGGACCACACTACGATTTCTTACGAAAAGGAGGAAAAGCCATGTCAATAA